The genome window GCTCAATTCCTTCAGCCCTGAAGTTGCATATGATCCATCGCGCAGTAAGTTCCTGAGTCAGGTGGGTTTCCTGGTAGCTGCTGTACCATTCACTGCATTTATATATGGCATGGTAAAAGGTGCTTATGATTACCGGGTTAAACGCATTACTTTAAAATTCCCGAACCTGCCACAGGCTTTTGATGGGTATAAAATGCTCCAGATATCAGACTTGCACACAGGTAGCTTTCAGTCTACGGAGCCATTACAGGAAGCAGTACGCCTGATAAACAAGCAGGAAGCGGACCTCGTCTTTTTTACTGGGGACTTAGTTAACAATGTGGAAACCGAACTACACAGCCACTTAAACACACTGAAAGAGATAAAAGCTAAAACAGGTGTATTCTCGGTGCTGGGTAACCACGATTACGGCGATTATGTGAACTGGGGCAGCAAAGAGGCCAAACGAGAAAACCTAAGAAGGCTCATAGACTCTCATGGCAAAATGGGCTGGCAAATACTGATGAACGAGCACCGTAAGATCGAAAAAGATGGTGAACACATTGCTATACTTGGCGTTGAGAACTGGGGTAACCGGGCTAACTTTCCGAAGTATGGAGACCTGAGCAGGGCGTATGCCGGCACAGAGAATAGTCCGTTCAAAGTGCTGTTGTCGCACGATCCGTCGCATTGGGATGGCGAAATAAATCAACAATATGCTGACATCGACCTGACCTTATCGGGCCACACGCACGGCATGCAGTTTGGCGTGAACATACCTGGCCTTAAATGGAGCCCGGTACAGTATATGTATAAACAGTGGGCAGGTTTGTACCAGAAAGGCAAACAATATCTTTATGTAAACACAGGCCTTGGCTTTATTGGCTATCCGGGGCGTGTGGGCTTCCTGCCTGAGATAACTGTATTCGAGCTGAAGAAAGCTTAAGTAAAGATTGCTGCCACATCTAAAATTGCATAATAAATGTGGCAGCAATTATCTCTTCAATTAACCTTACCTACCTACGCACGTAAAAAATCAGGCGTGCGGCCACTAAACTTATACTTGCAGCGCTGTGCGTTTTGTATAACTCAAGCACATAAGCAATGAAAAAGATATTTTATACAATGGGTATGGCAGCTGCTATACTTTTTACCTCCTGCACCGAAGATAAGGGTACATCTACTGAAGTAGCAGATGCAAATAAAGATGAGAGAATAAACCCGGCTCACCTGATGCAGTACCCAATGCCCGGCACAGCGGCATCCAGCACAGCAAGTTTAAGCGAAAACACCAATCAAAATGCTGAAGCTGGCATTACAACAGCAGAAACAAAAATGACTGCAGAAGAGATGGTGCGGAATTATTATGTAAAGAATGATCCGACATTATATTACAAACGCAGCTCAACCAGTAAAATGGCGGGCATGACCAGCGATAAAGGAACTACGACAAAAACCGGAGAATTTACAGGTACTGCTACGGCTACCGATCAGGATGATGAAGAGGGAGGAAACCAAACTACAAATATGAGACCGGGTAGTACTACTGCAGATGCGCAAAGTGGCCGCAAAGAAAGCACAACCAACAAATCAAAAACTACTACTGACAAAAAATCAACTACAACAAGCAAGAAAAAAGAAAGATTAACGCCGTACGAAGATAAAAAACAGCGTTAGGCCTACATAATATCATATTTCCCACAGCCTGTGACCAAACAAATCACAGGCTGTGCTTTTTATACCTGCAGCTATTGTTTGTTTTATAGTTATTTACCTGCTCAGCAACTGGTGTAAGTATAAATTTTGGAGCTGGCATACTTTTTGGCCATCTTTGGCGTAATACACTCAGGCTTTTTGAACCTGGCACTGCACCCTAAATTGTTACATGCACCGGTACCTTTACTTTTTCAGGTTTACGCTTGTCGTTTTGCTTTTTGCAAGCGCACCTGCACTTGCACAACGCAGTGTAAGAATAAGTGGCACAGTGCTGAGCTCTGATAAAAAAACACCGGTGCCAGGTGCTGGCGTTATCCGGTATGGCACTACAAAAGCTGTGATCTCTGATGCCGAAGGTAAATTCCTGATAGATGTTGAACCCGATGATACCCTGCTGATACGTGCAGTAGGTTATAAGCCATTGTTATACTTGCCCCAACGCTTGCCTGTTTCGGAGATGCGCGTGAACATTGTGCTGCAGGAAGACAGTATAATGCTGGGTGAAGTAGAAGTAACCAACCGTCCATCAGAAGAAATGATACAACGCGCGTTGCGCAACATGAACCGCCCGGACCCTAATTATACAAAAAACCCGGCTTATGTACCTGCCCCAAAGCAGACACCGCCTCCGCCTCCCCCGCCGCCAACAGTGCTAACACCAATCAGCTTGTTGTATGACCTCTTCTCCAGAGAAGGGAAAGAGCTAAGAAAACTGCAGGAATTATACCTGATACAGGAGTTTGAACGCCGCAAGAAAGAGCAGGAAGAGTATAACCGTTTCTTTAAAGACAACACCGGCTACGAAGAAAAAAAGAAGTAACAGCCAAACAAATCAGTGGTGCGTAAGTTAGCATAAGCAAAACTACCGCATCATGAAAATAGGCTACCCCTGCATTAATCAGTCTCTGGACTGTACCTCTTCCCGCACCTTCAGGCTGGCTTCTTATTCAGAAGAGCGCCTTATCGAGATTGTGACTTCTAACCTGGCCTGCCTGCAACGGATTCTGGAGTATAATGTGCAGCATGGTCTATATTTTTTCCGATTGTCTTCTGAGCTTGTTCCTTTTGCCTCACATGAAATAAATACCTATAACTGGCAGGAGCATTTTAAACCTACATTTCAGCAGTTGGGCAGGTATATAAAGGCCCATAACTTACGCATATCCATGCACCCCGACCAGTTTGTGGTTCTTAATTCACCTAACTCTAATACAGTAAAGAACAGTATAGCTGAACTGGTGTACCAATGCACCATACTCGATTTAATGGAACTTGACACAACAGCTAAATTACAGATACACGGCGGCGGCGCTTATGGCGACAAAGGCTCTGCTATAGATCGTTTTGCAGATGTATACCACACCCAGCTACCCGATGCTGTAAAGGCCAGACTATGTGTAGAGAACGACGACCGCACCTATACTTTATTGGACTGCCTGCGCCTGCACGAACTGACAGGAATGCCTATCATATTTGATAACCTGCACCACGAATGTGTGAACAACGGCGAACCAATGCGCGAAGCGGTAGAGATAGCAGCAGCAACCTGGCAACCGGAACGGGATGGCATTTTAATGATGGATTATAGTGCACAGGCTCTCGACGAACGCAAAGGCAAACACGTGCAAAGTATATCAGAACAACTATTCCATGACTTTTTAGCTGAAACCGAAGGCTTGGATATGGACATTATGCTGGAGATAAAAGACAAGGAAGCAAGCGCCCTGAAAGCCGTAGAAGTAGCCCGGGCGCTGGGCCGGCTATAGTTAAAATATAGCTGCCAATTGCCCGTATATCCATTCTGCCAGTTCCCAAAGCACCCAGATCAGCAGTATAAAGAGCAGCACTATGCCTATCAGCACACCTACAATTATGCCTTTACCGCTGCCCTGGTACCTGCCTTCTTCATAATGGCGGGTGAGCAGGCGCACGTTACGCTCGTTAGCTTTAAAGAAAAAGTCGAAGATGTTACCAAGTACAGGTATACTTCCGATTACCGTATCCAGGGCAATATTCAATAACATTAAGGTAACCAGTTTCCCACTTGCGCCATGCCGGGCCATAGTCATTACCAGCATTGCCGACATACCAAAAGAAGCCAGATCTCCGGCTACAGGCAAAAACCCAAGTATAGGATCCAGGCCAAAACGGAAGTTGGTACCAGGTATCCTGAACTGGTTATCCATTAGCTTCACCATGTGGTTCACCCACTTCAGTTTTTCGGTGTGGGGCGTGCGGCCGTAGCGTATATTTTGTGGTTCCATAGTAGCCGCTTATACGCATATATAGCTGTTAAGTATAGCCTAAGCTATACCTTGCTTATACTTTCCACAACTAGACTTCAGATAAGTAAGTTCAGATCTTTTTAGTCGCGGCTTTTATACCTGTTCTGTTTGAAGTTTTTCTTTTTGCGGGCATCCCATTTCTGGTTTCTGCTCTCCTGGCGGTTACGTTCAAAACGCATACTTTGTCCGTCATCATCAATAAGTATGGCTTTGCGCCCTTTCATGGGGTTACAGGAGGCGGCCATCAGGCAAATAAAAGTGTAAAGCAAAAGTTGTCGAAGTATTCTCATAGGTAAAACGGGTGATGGCACAAAGAGACATTATGAATATAGATACATCTTTGGGTGCCGGTAAAACATTAGCTAATAACTTGAGATTACTTTATACTTTTATTTTTTATATTAGTTTAATTCAAATTAAGATAAAATATATTTTATAATCTAACGGGCACAAAAAAGGCAGCCGGAACAGATAATTTCTGTTCCGGCTGCCTGATAAAACGTAAAAGTAATTATTACTTTTTCTTGCCTTTGCTTTTTCCTTTACCCTTGCCTTTTGTGTGGCCCGGGTTAGTTGTATTAGGGTGATGAGGGTTGTTCGGGTTCTTGTACCAGCCTTTGTGCAGGCCATTGTCTTTACGGGTTGTACTGGCGCCAGTAGTTACACGTACAGATTTTCTATCCAGAATCACTTCTTTAACAGAACGGCTGCTGGTGCTTTTTTTAGATGAAGAGCAGGAGGCTAGTAGTACTATGGTGGCCATCATCCACACGACTTGCTTAAATTGCATTTCTTTAGATTAATTTATACTTGAAGCTTATAAGGGTACTTGCCTGTAAAATTATAGAAATGCTATAGAACTAACCAAACTCCTGCCCTGAAATTTGCACTTTAATTGTAGCGTTTAAATTTCGGCAGACTCAAGTTATACTTTACCGCTACCAGTCGGAT of Pontibacter deserti contains these proteins:
- a CDS encoding metallophosphoesterase produces the protein MISFIILIAILFLVDLYVFQALKTVIQGLSGNTQQYIKVGYWVLFVAAIVVFGIFANTPRNPSNLLKTYLTSIFFILYASKLLVILFLFVDDIIRVGKLALNSFSPEVAYDPSRSKFLSQVGFLVAAVPFTAFIYGMVKGAYDYRVKRITLKFPNLPQAFDGYKMLQISDLHTGSFQSTEPLQEAVRLINKQEADLVFFTGDLVNNVETELHSHLNTLKEIKAKTGVFSVLGNHDYGDYVNWGSKEAKRENLRRLIDSHGKMGWQILMNEHRKIEKDGEHIAILGVENWGNRANFPKYGDLSRAYAGTENSPFKVLLSHDPSHWDGEINQQYADIDLTLSGHTHGMQFGVNIPGLKWSPVQYMYKQWAGLYQKGKQYLYVNTGLGFIGYPGRVGFLPEITVFELKKA
- a CDS encoding carboxypeptidase-like regulatory domain-containing protein, with the protein product MHRYLYFFRFTLVVLLFASAPALAQRSVRISGTVLSSDKKTPVPGAGVIRYGTTKAVISDAEGKFLIDVEPDDTLLIRAVGYKPLLYLPQRLPVSEMRVNIVLQEDSIMLGEVEVTNRPSEEMIQRALRNMNRPDPNYTKNPAYVPAPKQTPPPPPPPPTVLTPISLLYDLFSREGKELRKLQELYLIQEFERRKKEQEEYNRFFKDNTGYEEKKK
- the uvsE gene encoding UV DNA damage repair endonuclease UvsE, coding for MKIGYPCINQSLDCTSSRTFRLASYSEERLIEIVTSNLACLQRILEYNVQHGLYFFRLSSELVPFASHEINTYNWQEHFKPTFQQLGRYIKAHNLRISMHPDQFVVLNSPNSNTVKNSIAELVYQCTILDLMELDTTAKLQIHGGGAYGDKGSAIDRFADVYHTQLPDAVKARLCVENDDRTYTLLDCLRLHELTGMPIIFDNLHHECVNNGEPMREAVEIAAATWQPERDGILMMDYSAQALDERKGKHVQSISEQLFHDFLAETEGLDMDIMLEIKDKEASALKAVEVARALGRL
- a CDS encoding DUF4112 domain-containing protein — encoded protein: MEPQNIRYGRTPHTEKLKWVNHMVKLMDNQFRIPGTNFRFGLDPILGFLPVAGDLASFGMSAMLVMTMARHGASGKLVTLMLLNIALDTVIGSIPVLGNIFDFFFKANERNVRLLTRHYEEGRYQGSGKGIIVGVLIGIVLLFILLIWVLWELAEWIYGQLAAIF